NNNNNNNNNNNNNNNNNNNatgcgcgccgacacagccggtgtgtgaaccttaaaagtcacagacacgcgcacgcaggcgcgagccaagctcaggatcacgtcTGACACCCGGGTGCAGcagatcgccgcgcggggcgggcttacAGTTTGTGGCTCGGAGCTTgaggagttctggttaggaacagtcagcacgtcaaaaacacgtattcctcgacatcatatctgtctctcattcattctgagagagacatccacagacggagctggtagccccttcgacacgcggcgacagaaacacattttttgacgagccgcgagcagcaaattcccttCGCGGGGTCCTGCAAATCGCGCTTGTTGCTTCCTGGCTCCTCCTtcgcccagctgactggaagAAGGAATAAAtaatagacagaggcactggacagaccgccgatgtcccgcctccagagtcatatacctcactgtgattggttcattcagctctgcacataacaactgtcattcatatcagccttgcgggccgcactaacagtaatctttcatatgaagacgggggccgcaaattatcatcctgcgggccgcagatggcccgcgggccgcgagtttgagacccctgatctagagccAACACAAGATGTCATAAATCGACCCATGTTTTAAAAGTCGCATGttatgttgacatttttgatggccaaacacagttttttttttttaagcataagcAGCATTTTTCCTAGGCATTAATGATGGCTTCTGCCtgctgtaaaaatgtgtttatgaacTCGACGCCCCAGACGCATTTGGTATGAACTACCGTGTAACATTTTTAGCCTCAAAGCTAAataaccatagactgtatatattATTTCCAGTGCATGGAAGACCTGGATGATGTTACCATCAACAGGTGACAAATGTCTGTTTATTTTGTTGCgcaacaagtttttttctttctctctgccTTGTGGAAAAAATAAGTTCCCCTGGAAACTGTGGCTTTTCATGTCTTCACTTTCCAAGAGCCTGGCAGGCTGATTTTACACCAATCAATGGAAGCCCAAGAGAGCAGGGAGCTGGGAAGctaaaaatcttgatttttccCATCAAAAACAACTAATTAATCTGTAATATCGATATATATTGCCCAGCCATGCTGTTTAGATTAAAGtactgtgttttaaagttgcttTAGCGACTTTCTTCTATCAGCCCCTTGACCCTGAAAAGgatagtttattttgaaaatggatggatggtgtttGATGACTAAAACACCAGGATTCCCTCTTAGTGTCTTTTGtatggatgaggaaaacaaagagaagctttcttaaaattgttcatttgtaGAGCCTTTTTGACTAaggtatttacatttgtttattgGTGCTTGATAATACATAAAGctattttaaagacataaaaggGCTCTTTGTGCTTGTCTACCTACAGTCCAACCCCAGCATTATGTAAGCGAGAAGGAGGATTTCTGCAACAAACTGAGGAACTCCAGAATGGAACgtgaagaaccagaacctgcacagattaaagaggaaccaGAGGAAGCAGAGCTACCACAAATGAAAGAGGAGCAAGAAAGGCTTTGTATCATTCAGGTTGACgagcagcttgatctgaagcaggagactgataccttgatggagattcctactTATGGGGAAAACGAGCACAATGAAGGAGATCTACACAATCCGCAGAGCTTTGATATAACTGATAGTCAGagtgaagaaggaaaccaagtTGAAGAATCAACGTCATctacagatgaagagacagatcCAGAGAACcaagatcagaggaagagaggGGAGAGAAGTCATGACCAAAATGTGGACAAACAGTCTTGCATAATGTCAGGTGAACAAACAAGAACTTCACATAATGCAACTGTCCAGATTAGAACCGAGTCTGATGACCGATCTTACGTCTGTGAAGAATGTGGTAAAGGGTTTGGTTACTGGTTTACGTTCAAAAATCACATGAGatctcacacaggagaaaagccttatGCTTGTAAAAGATGTGAAACAAGTTTCAGTCAAATATCTCATCTTAAAAtgcacatgagaactcatacaggggAAAAGCCTTTCTCCTGTGGAGAATGTGACAAATTGTTTAGGAGTAAGTCCTGTCTAAAAAGGCACATGCgaattcatacaggagaaaagcctttttcctgtaaagtatgtgataaaagttttagttgtaaatctaatctgaaaacacacatgagaactcacacaggtgagaagcctttttcgtgtCAAGAATGTGATGCAAGTTTTAGTTATCTAACTAGTCTCAGAAGACACCAAAACTCACACAaatgagaagtgcttttcttgtAAAAGAAATATAGGAGAACCTGAGGCGGAAAACATGCACTGTAAAAGAGGTAAACAGGTTTTCATCATCTAAAAGCTTCGAatgccaaataaaaaataaaattaaagatcgTTACCTTTCAATCTATATGTAATGTTACAAAAAAACGtttcacaatttaaaacaactgttacaagtttttttttcttcataaaattaaatgttttaaatgtacctCTGAATGTTATTGTTTTGAATTGTAACAGTTAAATGTAAGAGGAAATTCTAAAATACCTTAAGCTCAGTAAACTTTTCCAGTTAGCCACTAGTTGGTTTGTTACATAGTTCAATCGGTCTCaattaaaaaacttcaaagcAAACACTGGAAACTAAGTTATTGTATTTAACATTTGAGACTGAAAACATaaggttgtttgttttgttcttgttctaACAAGGGTTGTGTTTGCCCACCCATTTTTGTTAAGTGGATTTTGAAGTCACAGTCATACACCATGTCAACGTGCACAGAGCtgaaaaattgtccaaaaattaCTAATAAATATCATTCTTTGACCACAGTATTTGTCTAATGGCCATGTGTTACGACCCCTggtcttttctctttctgtcctTGTATTTGTGGGGTTGCTTTGTCTTCTCTGGGCACTCTGACTTTCtttcacagtccaaaaacatgcttcaaagtTTAAACGGTTACCCGAAAGTGTCCCTATtaagcgtgtgtgtgtgtatgttacAAATATTATTGGATCATTTTGATCATTACAGGCATGGGCAGACTTAGCAGTTTCACTTCTTCACTGGTCAACTTTTAGACAGCATCAATGTCAagaaactaaatgttttgataagcATTTAAACACTGAAATCACATTGAAATGTTAAACGAGTGTATTTAATATACATTAGGCTATTTTTCATCGAAAAAACCCCCCACTGAATTTATTAAACGTGCTAATTTGTCACCGGGGGTCTTCCTAGTTGAAACAAATTACTGtcttctgttttttactttagtttgtCAAGTTTTTATCAAAAGGAAAGAATGGCTATTTTCTGCCCCTCCCTTGCCTTTCCTCTACTTTTTTGTCCTTTATCTCATCTTTTGGCTTTACATATCTTCTTTTTGAGTTCTTCTCAGTAGAGTCCTCCTGCTCCATGCGGAGCACTGAAAGCATCTTGGAGTCTTGTTCATGATTGACAGAAGATCAGAGTGTAAGATCAACAGGTAAACTGGAGCGGTGTCCAGTTATTCAGTTGCTGTATCGGTTTGTTGGGAAGAGAGAGTTTTGCCTGTCGATCTTCATTCTATAGTCacgagctctgggtcatgaccgaaagaatgagatcccgactacaagtggctgaaatgagctCCCTCTGTTGGGTGATTGGGCGCTCCCTTGGAGATAGGCTGAGAAGCCTGATCACTGAcggagagctcagagtagagccgcttctcctccacatcaagAGGAGTTAGTTGAGATGGCTCAAGCATCTGGTCCAGATTCCTCCTGAAGAGGTGTTCTGGACaaaggccccggggaagacccaggacacgttagagagactacgtctctcggctggccttgGAACTCCTTGGGctcccccccagaggagctggaagcAATGGCAAGGgggagggaagtctgggcatctttgctgaCTGGTGCCCCCACGACCCAGTCagggatgagcggaagaagatggatggatggatggagttccCCAGATCCGGTTATTCTTTTTCCTGCAATGTCTTTCTCACGGCACAATGGCTGTGTTGTTTAACTTATATTGTTAGAGTTGAGAGGTGAGATGGTTTTCCTTTGTTGCTTTGTGCATCTGTTATGTTGAGAATATgatagtaaataaatatttaaaatgaacaacttCCTGATGATTAAACATTTCTCTTTTGAGCCACAGAGGGTTCTCATTTGAATGTAGTCATTTGGCTTATATCATGATGaataacattgaaaaaaaaaaaaaaaactattgtgatataaaaattTCAGCCCAACCCTACTCTTACCTTTGGGAGTAATCATAGACTttataatcactggacagctTGATCCCTCCCTCCTCACATTCCAAATTAGAGCTGGATCCgagaggccaaaatcccaaagacttctttTGAGGAATTAACAGTTCTTattcagttttttctgtttgtcaggATAACCATTACACATTCCTTAGTATCttctaatttctattttttcattttttttctttgttccaaATTATTCAAACTataatctgaccaatcagatacctcagtaAAAACAGAGCCCGCTTTCAGTTGAAGGGTTCTGGCTTTTCAACAAGTTTGCTGCCGGTTAGCAGGAATAGTTGCTCTAGAAACGTGACTGAGTCCAACTTTGACCACTCACTGTagactggctccaaatggcagTGCCCCTAATGCAGATAAATTGTGACCAACTTGGCTTCATTTCGCAGGAACCAAAAGTGAAGCAATTtccatgggtgacatcacaggcACTTTCTCCATTTCTATATATCCCAATGGGAGTAATCTGCCATCAAGCGAACcgataaagaaaacattttatgtcCACTTTGTAGTAGTTTACAGGATCATGAGcctttaaagattatttttttcctttgtttaaaaaaaaaataaagtaaacatcttaatttttataaacatttttattaatataaacattttaagagattattattattgttgttgttgttgttattgtttcggatatctttaacatttaaaaaaaaaagaaaaagctcacGTTGTAAAACTctttagcggaagtgacgtaACATTCGGGCATACATGAACGTATCCGTAAGCCATTACAGATCGGGGAGTGACAggcgctagcatgctagcagcgttagcttgtgtTCTTCGGACGGTGGTGTTTAGTTCGGACGTTTGTGAGGTTTTTGGACAGAAAGGACGATACGTGGTTCGTGTCGGAACTCTCAGCATTTTccaaagtgtcgtaaatgagtgaatacgtgttgaacgtaaagacaacgtggctgtgattgagagactagcagatgatcggagctgctgctgtttagaGGACGGCGGCGTTTGTGTGAGTttgagctgaagatcttctgcagctgcaggaaccatgtcttcacttcagtctctgagagagtttatcagcgagcgactagctgctgctgctgaagaaatcttcagacactgtgaaggaaccatcgtccagtacgagcaggagctctgtcgtcagcgcagactgctggatatcgcCTTGAAGCCAGAACTCAAGCTGGACTCTATAGGTATGTTCACTTCCACAAGCGagataaagcaaaaaaacacgACTTTAGCAACATTAGCAGATTTTAAATCATGATTCTAAGCTGTttatcaaaataagaaaaataatgaatggcTGTAAAAAGAGGGAGAGAAAATGAGAAACAATATTTTCCTTGTCATACTTCCAAAGACAGATAAAACAAGGAAAGcaagaacagaataaaaataaattttgaaagAAGGTAAAAATTCAGCAATAAGAAAAGTGGAAGAAAATGAGAGGAAAGGCAAAGGTATGGGAACAAATTCTAACTttgaaaatgtcttcattttttttttttttggatagtGTTTTTGGCATGTATTTTCGTGCGACCAGCACAAAAAGTGATGATTATTCATTTTGGCCAcacataatgtttttttatggagataaaatagactctgatttgtgggtgcgaaataattgatttgtccataaattaggatttgtgcctccatattttagatttgtgtgtatgtaatttaggatttgtgcttaactttggatttgtgcatgtataatttttgatttgtacataactttggatttattcatgtgtaattcttgatttgtgcataaatttggatttgtgcatgtgtaattcttgaaTTG
This Oryzias melastigma strain HK-1 linkage group LG2, ASM292280v2, whole genome shotgun sequence DNA region includes the following protein-coding sequences:
- the LOC112139903 gene encoding zinc finger and SCAN domain-containing protein 2, with translation MSSLQSLREFISERLAAAAEEIFRHCEGTIVQYEQELCRQRKLLDIRKPQLQPNAIVQPQHYVSEKEDFCNKLRNSRMEREEPEPAQIKEEPEEAELPQMKEEQERLCIIQVDEQLDLKQETDTLMEIPTYGENEHNEGDLHNPQSFDITDSQSEEGNQVEESTSSTDEETDPENQDQRKRGERSHDQNVDKQSCIMSGEQTRTSHNATVQIRTESDDRSYVCEECGKGFGYWFTFKNHMRSHTGEKPYACKRCETSFSQISHLKMHMRTHTGEKPFSCGECDKLFRSKSCLKRHMRIHTGEKPFSCKVCDKSFSCKSNLKTHMRTHTGEKPFSCQECDASFSYLTSLRRHQNSHK